AGTTTGGCGCGGTATTCGTCAATATAGTCTTGGGGGACAAACTTAGAACTCATGCTCGCTATTAATTGTTTGGCGAGTTCCAGCTCGTTTTGGTTGATTTTGATAGAAGTATTATAAACGGGCGGGGCGCTGATTTCTTCGTGAAAATACATAATGTTCATTATCATTACATTATCTTTGATCCTCAAAGAAACAAGGTTTTGTTTGTGGGACATAACCGTGCGGGCGATTGCAGCCTTGTTTTGTTCCTGCATAGCCGCCCTTAACAGCTCAAAAGGCTTGGCCGCGCCGTCGGGATGGACATAATACGACTTGGCAAAATAAATCGGGTCAATCTCTTTGATATCCACAAAAGCCTCTATGGTTATGGATTTGTCTTTTGGGGACTTGATTTTTTCAAAGTCTTCTTCC
The sequence above is a segment of the Clostridiales bacterium genome. Coding sequences within it:
- a CDS encoding Ku protein, whose protein sequence is MAMSKASITFGLVYIPVKLEIAVRSNNISFNQLHRKTKERIRYKKFCPSCNEEVSPQDIVKGYEYEPDKYVIFEEEDFEKIKSPKDKSITIEAFVDIKEIDPIYFAKSYYVHPDGAAKPFELLRAAMQEQNKAAIARTVMSHKQNLVSLRIKDNVMIMNIMYFHEEISAPPVYNTSIKINQNELELAKQLIASMSSKFVPQDYIDEYRAKL